TTCAACTTCTAACCAGGCACacatgtttgtttatgtttttttcacgCGTCCATGGAACAAAGGTGAACTAATTGTTTGAAGTTAAGACCGTGAAGGGGATACAAAACCCTCCCCACGAAATAAGCAATGCACAACAATAAAGGACGggtagagaaaatgagcgagatgcagcTATTTTCGAACGTCAAAAACCCTCGCCATGTTGTACGGGTCATGCTTGAGTTTGACAGCCACACAGAAAGATTGCACGAGACAacaaggagaagaaaaaatagcaaaaataatcAGGTGTGTGTGCGAAGGGAGAAAAATCGAAGCAGACAGAAACGAAGCAGAAAAGGAAACGTGTTTCGTCATTGGATTTCTTCTGCGCCTTTTTAGAGTTTCGGCGAGACCCGTTTCGAAGGACGGATAACACCGATTCagggaaagagaaagacaAAGAGACACGGAACGATACGCATACCATCGACGGTATCGGATCAGCTAACAGCACCGAGCAGCACTACGcaacccagcagcagcagcagcagcagcagcaacatcaaccAGCAGCCGAAATGTCCGGAGTGAACCTATCACGCAACGAGGTGGTACAGTTTGTGCTGCGTATTTCGCTGCTCTCCATCGTCACCTACTACTCGGCGAAATGGCTCATCCGCAACCTGGACCCGTCCAACAAGAGCAAAAAGAAGGCGATCGAGCATGCGGAGGAAATACTGCGAAAGTAAGTGTGCAAGCATGTCCAAAGTCCCCGGCACAAGGGGTCACCGCGTGTCGAACGTGTCGAGTCACTAGTTCGGTATGGCGCCTCCGTCTACTGGTCACAGTTCAGGTTGGGGAGGTTGATTGATGCCCCCGACGACATTAGGCGCGGGGTGGCTATTTTTACTAGGGTTAAATGTCGGACGGGACTTGGCGCACAGCCTTGCACCGTTATATAACGTGGTTCATAAAGGCTATGCGCAAAGGGGCCCACAAGGTTCGTGTTGCAGATGTCcattaaagttttatttaatattttgaataatatttagggttttaattttttttttacatttttaaaacatttaattaaatttattatcttTTAAATTGTAGGCTAAGCCCAACGATGAAAAAGTCAGCACTACAAAATTTGAACGAGTACGAAATGGTTATTGCTTCGCATCTGGTAGTGCCAGAAAACATTACCGAAAGCTGGGACAGCATTGCCGGGCTGGATGATGTGTGCCAGGAGATCAAGGAAAGTCTCGTGTTTCCCGTCTGCCACCGGGATATGTTTGCTGGCTCGGCACTGTACCAGCCACCGAAGGGAGTGCTTCTATACGGTCCACCAGGTAAGGTCATCGCACCGTAAGCCATCGTTTTGTGAAAATCACTGAAACCATTCCCCTTCTTCATTTTGCAGGCTGCGGCAAGACACTGATCGCAAAAGCGACCGCCAAGGAAGCCGGCATGCGCTTCATCAACCTCGACGTGGCGATGCTGACCGACAAATGGTACGGCGAGTCGCAGAAGCTCGCCTCGGCCGTCTTTACGCTGGCGGTGAAGATTCAACCCTGCATCATCTTCATCGACGAGATCGATTCGTTCCTGCGCGCCCGCAACTCGTCCGACCACGAAGCGACGGCCATGATGAAAACGCAGTTCATGATGCTGTGGGACGGGCTGAACACCGAGTCCGACTCGACGATCATCGTGATGGGCGCTACCAACCGGCCGCAGGACCTGGACAAAGCCATTCTGCGCCGCATGCCCGCCCAGTTCCACATCGGGCTGCCGAACGAGGAGCAGCGGCACAAGATCTTGCAGCTGATTTTGGCCAACGAAAAGGTTGCGCCCGAGGTTGACTATCTGCAGCTGGCCCGCAAGACGAATGGATACTCGGGCTCGGATCTGAAGGAGGTGTGCCGCAATGCGTCCGTCCACCGGATACGGAAGGTGATGAAGAACAAGGAAATAATGAGCGCGGTCCGGGCGGCGGCTAACAGCAAAGCACAGGCAAACGGAACGGCGGCTGGTGGATCGCAGCTACCGAACGGGTTTAATGGGGTAACGGCACAGAACGGTGGTTTGGAGCTCGGTACGCCCGCCATTACGATGGAGGATCTGGAGGAGTCGTTGCGCAGTATGAGGCACTCCAAGTACACGACCGGTGTGCTGAACGATGCTAGGATCGATTTGGACTAAAAGTGTGGTTGGGGACTTGGGGCTAAACCAGTGAGCCGGCCCAGACAGCTAAGATTTAGATAGTCGCAGATTATCAGATAAGCAGGCAGTGACGCCGGTAGAGTTAGAAAGCACATTCATTGCGGGGAGTGTGAATTCTTATTAGAAAATGAGCATACTATTCGATGGATGGTTGGGGTTTGGGTTTGGGATGGACAGACGACGAGCTATGGCTAACAGGCTAACCAAAACGAGCATTAAATTATCAATTGTTAGTAGAGACGTGGATTTGATCGAATATGGAGAAGCAAGATTCGTCGCGTGTCTGTGACGAATTACAACCGCAGCAGGTTTATGCTGTTAAGATCCTCTCCAAAGgaaatgttgattttacgaCTGTTGTTCTAAACTATATTGAATGTAATAAgcattatacacacacacatcaccaccaccaccattgttGCAAACACAGCAATACACACCAAACATTAAATACCTTAGAATGTGGAGAAAAGAGCATAAGTGTAGGTCGTGTGCCGTTGAATGTAGAACATAATAGATACATAGAACCCGGGGGGGAATACAGCAATAGCACTTGGTTGCATACGAACCCACGCGACACCCCGCGTAATCGCTTCAGCCGTTGTAGATCAGTTAGCTAGCTAGTTAGTAGTGTGTGATGATTCCGCcagatcgtgtgtgtgtgtgtgtgtgcgagagtgtGTTTAGGGAttaggttttttgttgttgttttagccagcattcttctttttattttttttcggttttcggcGTGAGCTGCTTACGCTTTTGTGTTTTCATAAATTCCTCAATTCAGTTTCCTTTCATCTCTCGGTGGACGATTCCGTTCGATGgcatcttaaaacaaaaaatcgcgTAGGTTAACATAAGTTTTGTAATTGGATAACACCGTTGTAGATACTTTGAGTTTAAGGCGATGGCGTACAGAGAGAacggggagagagagatacacgagaaaatgggaagaaagctaaataaaaagttattgaaaatctaaaaaatgtattttttgtaataatcaTAATCTGTTGAAATAACCATATTAAGCTCAGGCATGGCAAAGTGCAATCTACGAAAACAGGTATTCTTTATTACGCTATTATTGGAGAAAAATGAATAGAATAGAGAAAAAGGACAGTATAGTTTCATTGTAGATTTTTGCTGAGTTTTCCATAGATTGCACTGTTTCACTAATTTCTTGCTGTATTTGGCAGAAAATAGTCAACCAATGATTAATTTTATCGGTTCATAGAGTTgcaatatttcatttcaagcATTTCAACATGCTGAGAAATCCTCGTTGAGAAAAGGCTACTTCATTATGCAATCAGATCAAATTCCCAGGGAAATATGAATATTTGTAAAATCAATGTCCAAATTGTGACTTGCACGTTGACAACCACGGTGCCAAATTGTTTTTGCTAAAAACCgtaaaaaacaagcaaaataaTGGTTTTGTAAATTTCCGATATAATGTTCATATACTTGGCGATGATGGAATATCGCTGCGATTGTGCAAGAATATTTTTGAGAGCTCCTCTTgtattattaaatattaaaaccatgattttcgtgcagttttgaaatgtttgggaaagacggacacttgatatgggaaagatggacagcATATAGGATAAGATGGACACCTGTAGAAAACGTCGAAAATTGAAGAGGTTTACAGCATTTTAATATATCCTATTGCTTTCCAAATCCTGGTACGTACATAAAAAAAGACTTAACCGATTGCAACAACGATTCATTCAGCAGTGAATTTAACAATTGTAAGCGCCACTTTGTAGAATGCAGAATCTAATTGCACATCTATTCCTGAACGATGTCGTATCAATCCCTcatctttttattgcttaaagTTGTCCAATTAGTGGCAATATATTGGATTTCGTGAAGTGCCTCATCAGTATCGAGCAAGTAATAACATACCGAATGGCTACTATTTTGACTGGTGTGATGTTTCTCGCATATTGCTATGCTTTCTCTAGTTGCTGGATGGTTTATATCTTCGGGTTACCCTTATTTGATGAAATCTATTAATTACAAATtgatataagaagtaaaaGAGGTCAAAAAATTCGGTGTCCAGTTTTTCTTACGACAGAgtgtcagtttttttttaacagaaCGCTTAAGCCACcagaaaacaaattttttttatttctttcattctcgtttcgtttcatttcaacAGTTTATTGCTTAATAATCACGACAACTCATTCGTGTAATAAAACTTccgaaaaaatataaataatgcaaTTTTCAGAGCTTTAGATCCGTAGTAGTCAAATAAGATCCATAGAGCACCGCacgattgaaattttgttttgaacgcgaattaaaaaaaaaatgttctcaaatgtgttgttttactttcaatttggATACTGCAATGTTGAATTATGCGAAAATTACTTTTTCATGTATTTATGAGAAATGCCCATCTCACCCACAGTGACCATCTTTACCTACTGTTACGACGGCGAACGGATCTGtgggccacgcgaaggatgcGGCCTTGTAAGTCAAACCCGCTCGGGTAACAGTGATCTTCTCAACCGTTCAACACCAATAATTAaccttcccgctagttgctctctcaagtaatttgagGAGCCTATGCCGCAGAAGGGGTGAAGAGGGATGAGATCTACCTTCCCCTAACATATTTTGCAATTTGGGCGTCAGTGAATGGAGTAATCGTACAAAAAGTACATTACTCCAAGATGTAACCTTAACATTAGCAACTAGAACGACGTcagtgcgaaaaaaaaatccttacGAAATTTCATGctaaaaaaggtgaaaaataACTATAATTATTTCTTCTAAAGTCAAAGTGTAGtctaaaaatcatgaattgCTCTAATCTGGCCCGTTGATGGAGGTAATTGCCGACCCCTGCCTTCGTTCATTTAGTGAaacaccatgcgtctccattcaAGCTCCATCTTTATGTTGatttaaatcaattagtcacacAAATATGATAACAACTGTTTCTTTACTCTGTTTTGccacaaaagagagagagagagagagagagagagagagagaagagagagcgagagaatgaAGAGGACAACTTCATCTTTCCCAAAGGAACAATAACGACATCAatcagacaaaaaaacacacacaaccacacacacacacgtgcaaaaAACAGCAGAGCCGGAaagaaacagcaacaaaacctCGCTAGAGGTCAAAGGAACTCTCAGCGATGACACTTTGTCACATGTGCTCCGAGGGCAGATGGAGTAGCGTCCCTGGGAAGCGCGCGATTCGTGAAAGTGAACGCTTCAAAGCTTGCGGATCGCAGTCGGCACTGCACAAACACCACCAGCCGTGCGGaaactctctctcactctctcactctctttctgcTACGCGCAAAAGCTTCAGCCgaagcacagcacagcacacccGAGCCGAGGCCCGAAGATGGATACCACCAGAAAGGTCcttgccgaccgctgccgtCGTTAGAACGCGTTCGGCATCGTAACTGTGCGGACATTCCTCTCTGCTCGCTGGTAGCAGGTTGTTCGGTCTAAATCCTGCCCACCCTCCGACACCTTTTAGTGAGTGTGTTTTGAATACGCCAGAGTGTGTGAAAGTTCAACTGCtcgtgtgcttttttcttcttttcttttatcgATGCGTCAAGATTAAGAAGCAAAAGAGTTGGTGCAAAAGAGGTGGCAGTGTTCGTGGTGGAAACTGTTGGAAAGGTGAAACGCAGTGCAACATTGTGTGACTCTATTCCCAGCATAGCGTTTACCGTAAATTGTATCATTTACCCacgaagggagggggggggggggtgaagaAACGGGTGGCCCGTAACAGCTACCCGAAAGAAGCAAACCCCCAGCCAGGGCGCactgtgtgtttgagtgtgtgtatgtgtgcgacaGTCGTCTCTCGCAATGTGCGCGCCATTTTCCCGTGCTCCGGTGGAAGTGGCAGCCAGGCCTGCTACGTGGCTGTCAAAAAAGCGTGGAACAATAATATGCGCTACACACAgctgtttgtatgtgtgcgtgtgtctgtataCACACGGGTACATAGACGGTGGTGGATTTCAAGTCAAGATTGTGGTGTGTGCGCACCCCAAGGATTCATAAGTTGGCGTTGAAATCGTGTACGCCATCGCGTAGTACAATCGTGTATTGGTCTTCCTTACGAAAAAGTGGACAAAAAGAAGTacacaaaaaagagaagaacacaaaaaaaaagaaaaattcgTCCCGTGTGagggttgtattttttttatttctatgagtgtgtatttgtgcacgtgtctgtgtgttcgaTTTCGTCGGTTTGCAGTCATTTTTTCTGTACTGTGGAGTTTGTAGCTCAGAAACGACAAATAACCGATTTTGATGGTTGATGGCAAGGTGGCAGTAGAAGTGTGTGACTTTCATCCAAAACGATTAAAGTACAGTGCGagtctgtgtttgtgtaggaAAGGTTGCTTTATACATGTTCGAACCTCAAACCTTCGGTTGCTGCGTTTGTGGCAAACTCACGTGGCGCGTTGCTGAAAGGTcgtaagcacacacacacacacatacacaaacacatacactgaAGCTGAAGGATCTCTGGTGATGAAGGCGTCCGGCTGTCGGTAGCAAGGATGCTGCCACTGACGGCTTATTGACAGGTCGCACTCGGTTGGTGTTTGAGGGGGGAAGGAGACTGGTTGTGACGCACTTTTTCGCAGTCCATACCGTACCGTAGATTAAATTCCGTCGTGGGGAAACCCCCCCCCTGCATTGAGCCAGCCGAGACACATTCCATTGTGCCGACGAGCACCCGCACGGAGTTAAAAACCTTTATTTTTGCTTCGCCAAACAAAAGCGCACGCGGATAAAAGGGGATTGAAGGCTTCTTTCGGTGTTTTGCTATCTCTTGATCCGGGCAGCTGCAGCTGGTGCTGCCAATTGCCTTTGTAGTGCGCTCTTTGCGGGTGTCTGTTGGTTGGTTGAAGTTCCCATCCGGGGgagattgaattaaaacaaGGGATGCACAAATAATGACTTCATTTGCCGTAGGTGGTGACCTTTTCTTTTGATGCATTATTGCCCTCTGCTGACTCCATGGGAAGCTTTCACGTAAAAGGGCGAAAGCTTTTCAAACGAACTCAACCTGCTTAGTAGCTCTTAATGTTTTCTATACCATTTCTTTTCAGGTTAAAAACGACTTAATTATGTTAAACCTCCGCTTTGGAGAGGGGTTTTTGTGCTTGTCAGTTCGAGCGGAACATAATTGAGTTTTGGCGTATTATCGCACACATTATAAAAAGAAGCCTCGCCACAATCTCGTTAAAATGTGGCTCCTGCtccttttgtgttttattgtcccctttgcatgttttgcagattaaaaaaacacgagCCAACGACAATAGAGCAGGCAATTTTGTCGCATTTCGTATGCAGTCACTGTGCGCCGGATAGAAATGGAGTGGTTCACGTGCACAACGCCTCCCCTCCCCCGGAAGCGTGTATAAGATATATATGTGTGACGTTACGAATGAGTAGCCAGCCACCGTAGCACAATCGGCTGCAGCTGCAGAGCCGTTTGCTTGCTGTTGTGCCTTCCACCACATCAAACTGCGTTTTTCCGCTCTGCGTGAGATCGGTTCCAGTTTCAGAAGCAAGGCCCGTGCGCCTAAAAGTGCGCCTAAAAGTGAGCTCAAGCAAGAatccgccacacacacacacacacacacacacacgcatggtGGATATCAAAACAATGTACCCTGGTGGCTCGCACCAACGTCATGACACAATCTCGGCCAAATCGAGGCTTTCCATGCccttttgtgcctttttgtgggttggtttttgttgctttcctcAAGTGTGGTTTTTCTCCATTTCTCCGTTGTCCGCGGCTGCTTGCCGAGCGGTTCATTCTTCACCAAGCCGGACCAAACGGCTGGGGACGGGCGATAACGAAAGCTGATGGCAATCGTTGTCAACACTACGTAAGGCACACACTTTCTCATCTCATCGcatgctttgttttgctgctccaGTCGGCAAGACGCGCCACGCCAAGGTCGAATCGTGCTGGCAAGCTTTAGCTAAATTGGGAGGAtgatttcttttcgttttttttttacttttttggtTGGATCGTCACCACCGACgttcactttttttctttttgggaaGGGTTTCAAGGCACGTTTGCACGGTGGGTAGAGGAAAGTTTGGCGCgaatgttttgaaaacaatGAAACTTTGCATAGCTTTTTGTTTAACCACAACATGGTACTCATGTATCGTTAAATTAGCTTtatatttttaagaaaataaagttaacatttttattcaaaattaattttgtttaaacaaTATAATACAGTGTATTATTTATACTAAATAAATACAGTGGGGAATCCCTCATAACAGCatcaataaattatggaaaaaaaaacaaaaattcaatGGAATTTGATGAATAAATCGTAAGACGGGCCCAAAAAATCATCTTAACTGGCCAATAAAttgtggaaaaccctgtaacttGATATTTAACGATTCTTAGTATTGAAAGTCTAGAAATGACCATAATTTCTTATcgggaataaaaataaaattgctcGAAATGCGAGATTTTACTCGTTTAAAGGGGCATTAGTAAAGCAACTTGATTTTCTTGTTACAAAAATTCGTTACAAGGGACACTCGTTATAAATTGTCTACTAAGCAATGTTGAGAATACATTACAAAAGCACTAAATAAAATGGAATTTACTATCGTCCAAAACTAGAtgtataaagaaaaaaatgcttccaaGTCACTTGTGTTTTGTAGAAAACTGTTTTTTACATGTATTTTGATGATTTCAATAGGAAGTCTATATCTACGTGAACCAACGGGTACATCCGTTGATTCATTTGATTGAAACGTATTCAACACTTTCGCTTGAATTATTCTGTGTTTGTATTAAATCAACAAAATAATTCTAATTaatgtaatatattttttcgttttataaGGCATACATTAACAAACTGCATCTCAAATGATAAAAGAGACGGTAAAGAGCAAGGAGGAGAATTATAGAAAGAATGTGAAGATCagaattgtttttattcatccTTTGCTTTTGATACTTTACCTGTGTTGATGTAAAACATTTGAGTGTTTATTCCAGTAAAATCAACCTGTCCTTCGATGTTAATAAATGTTTGCGAGGTTCAAAAATATGTTGCTTTCGATCAGACATGTACAAAAACATGTACTTAAACAAAAGGCCACATAGTTGGCCAATATTTGGCAATGTAGAGGTAAAATTTTAGTTAACGTTATTAGTCTTTACCATAGTAAAAAGGAAGCATTTGTACTTGGTGTGCCGTTGTGTGAAGTCGATATATGAGGATTAAAGAATTGTCCAggtagcctcaaagctagcaTATATCTCGAGAGTTGAATatgaattattaaatttcCGAGTAAGGGCGTCTGGCCACTGAGGTAAGGTATGGGTGAATTTCATCAactgttttggtttttataATGTTATTTCCAGGTTACCTAATTTTCTCACAATGAAAGATGCATGGTACATAATTTGCCGTAAATTATTTGTTGGAGGTTACTGAAAAATGTCGATACGGTTCTAAATCCAAGAATAAGTCCTTAATAAGGCGCAACTGCGTTCCGcgaaaacattttcaaccgTAGTTTGGCCCGCGACCCAAAACCATTTTGACATCACTGCTTTAGATGATTGGAATGCTTATTTATATGTCCTTTTTTGTGATGTATGTAGGCTACGAAGGACCAATACTAACCAAAAATAAATCCTTCAATACTGAAATGTCAAGAAGTAAGAAACAAAAGATATTTTGAAACAATACTAGGTTAGtttattcatttgttttgtttttgaacaaTAGACATTTAAGGTAATTCTAGTGTACTTTTGTGATTTGAGTTGGTTTGCTGGTAGGCTTGGATcttatttcataaatataattattcATATGTAAAAGCAACTTATTGTGCTTTGTTGAAATCTCATTCtgtttatgatttattttattattttgtttttgtttattattaatattttatttattatttttatttttttatactttattttatttataatattttgaaTGGAGTCtcgtttgtgttttctttgagTTGcactttgtttatttttgatgaTATTTGGATGTTTCATAACCATTCTGGAAAACAATGCGAATAATGTGAAATGTAATCaacagaaaaagtaaaattaaagaaaataccTAAAGTTATATTTCAAATGTTCAAGTATTAAGCACTAAGTTCAAAATATTTCCACCTTTCAATTCCATTTATACTTATTTCCTTCGGTATTTCCTTTGGATTTTCCATTGTGATTCAGTGGTTGGAGCGGAAGGTAGACAAAACGCTTTATTTCCTCCCCTTTAACTTTAGGTGACGCTTGTGGCTTTATTTCGCTTAAATCTTTTTTCGACGTTAAGATTACATCCTCTtactcacgcacgcacactgaCACTGCTCATGGAACGGATgatcacaacaacaacaataacacaacaacaataacacccTGTGGAAAAGCTTTAGCCAAGACAAAAAGCACAGCTTGGTTGGTTTTCGCTCGGAGCAGCAGCGCCGACGACCGATAGCGTCAAATCACCGACGGAGTGAATTTTTCACAGTTctcgggtttttttgttgttgttgtgtgcttgTCTTTGCTTGTCTTGGTTCACTACCCTCCCCCGGAGGCGTCCCGGTAACCGGAAGCTTAAAAGCCAATGAAGAATAAATTACGACAAGGCTGTGCTTTTTCACTCCGTTCAGCCTTTTTGGGTGCCACTTGTCTGTTTCGCTTCGTTTTGCTTGtgcaagaaaaaggaaaaagactTCTTACTGGCCGCCGGAAAATGGGTtgagaaaattgaaaatttataaCCTAATCCGCcgtgattttaaaacaaaGGATACAAAAGGATAAGATTAGCATGAAACAGTGTAGAGTCGTTTCCGTGAAAAAGGTGAAATGAGTGTAACGTTTTGACACATGTCACAAGAAGTAATGTAACTGCCACTCTGCTTGAACTGCTGATGCGAagctcagtgtgtgtgtgtcacacaAACTTGCCCGAACCAGCATACCATTACACTACTCCCATGGTTGCAAAATAACCATTAGCAAACACAACGACGTAGCGCTGCGGCACCGTCCTTCCGCTTTCATCCTTGACATTCCATCCCCAAGTGCACATTAACATCAATTTTCTTACGAAACAGTGATTGTGTAAAACTGTcagcaggtgtgtgtgtgtgtgtgtgtgctcgttgATTGGAAATTTTTGCACCACGTGCAAAAGCAGTGTGAACCGTCCCTTCCGGCAACGGTGTGAAACGTGGACGTACTGTGGACGACAGCGAACAGCGGCGAGCTAATAGCGACGCCGTGCCCAGGACAACCTGCACCGAAGGTAAGCCAAGACAGGCAGCAGAtggaaaaagttttcccaAATAACTACCTCAAAACCATCCCTTCCCTTTGCccctgaaacacacacacatacacacaggtgATATAATAAGATCTGGTGGGAGGAAACCGCCGGTGGCATTAGATTGTTACTCACTTCCTGTCACTGCAGGCTTTGCTTCTTGCCACTCTCTTGGCAAGGAAAACACGCCCACCAACAGTAACCTGGGCCCGGTGGCTCGTTACTGCCTTGCCGAGGCTGACATTATGCACAAGATTTTATGATGCGGGCGACCTGTCCTGCGACCCCGTCCCGAAACTCGTCGCTAAATGCTGCCGGAGCCCCTTCTGGTGCAGTAAGTAACGTTGATTGCAGATTGCAACTGCACTGCCGGGGCAAATTATACGCTCCTCCTGGGGGTTTAGACCGAGCTTTGtcgagctgtttttttttctcctttcttcttttcaaACCACCTTTGTTACTGCTCTCTACtgtgtaggtttttttttgtttgtttcgttatcCCTTTCCTGCTTCATTATTTTACCATCTGCTACACTGAAGCGGGTGTATATTTTAGAGCCAGTGCCGAGCAATGAACTACCGGATGAgctttcctcccttttttgTCCCCCCTTTTCCCACCATGGTTTGGGGCTTGGGGACAAACGATACGACCTTCCGAAAATCGCATTCGGCTCCCCTGCACCGaagtgaaaaacaaacgaaacagtCCTCACTGGTTGATAAGTTTTTGTGAGCCCGGCCGGCTTGTGCAACATAAAATTCCACCGCACGCAGCCCGGGGTCCTGCTGCTCGGGCATtggtttttgttaattttaagtCACTTTAATTGTGTGTACCGAAACGATTTCCATTAAAACAACTTTCGTGGCTCGCTCGTGCTTGTTGAGCGAGGcgaccgaacgaacgaacgaacgatccGACGGAGTGGATAGTGTGAGATGATCAAAGttttaaatgaataatttacgAGGTTTAGCGGGTGATGtggtcttgtttttttttttttgttgagagaCAATCgtaaatgatgatgattgtgcAGGTTGTGGTGCTTTATTATCGTGAGCGTTTATTGTCCGATGGTATAGAACTGGAATTGTTGGTAGAGTGCAATTGTTGGCAAAAAGTTGCACCTTGAAATCGTTATCACACGTTTTATAAAAGTAGCACATTGTGGGAGTTATCAGCAATTATCAAAACTGTTTATTTCACTGATAATAAAGGTGGAAGAATTAAAAGCCTTGAAAATGTTTCATATTGATATAAAATGCAAAACTAAAGATGCAGTTTTCCAAATACAATCGTAGTGTATGTATGTAAATGAAATCGTAGTGT
This sequence is a window from Anopheles merus strain MAF chromosome 3R, AmerM5.1, whole genome shotgun sequence. Protein-coding genes within it:
- the LOC121596124 gene encoding outer mitochondrial transmembrane helix translocase-like, with the protein product MSGVNLSRNEVVQFVLRISLLSIVTYYSAKWLIRNLDPSNKSKKKAIEHAEEILRKLSPTMKKSALQNLNEYEMVIASHLVVPENITESWDSIAGLDDVCQEIKESLVFPVCHRDMFAGSALYQPPKGVLLYGPPGCGKTLIAKATAKEAGMRFINLDVAMLTDKWYGESQKLASAVFTLAVKIQPCIIFIDEIDSFLRARNSSDHEATAMMKTQFMMLWDGLNTESDSTIIVMGATNRPQDLDKAILRRMPAQFHIGLPNEEQRHKILQLILANEKVAPEVDYLQLARKTNGYSGSDLKEVCRNASVHRIRKVMKNKEIMSAVRAAANSKAQANGTAAGGSQLPNGFNGVTAQNGGLELGTPAITMEDLEESLRSMRHSKYTTGVLNDARIDLD